In a single window of the Saccharothrix australiensis genome:
- a CDS encoding DUF1702 family protein, which produces MSSTWRAIGSRILTPGVSNAKLSVRGFHDKGPAARELLETAGRSFLRGYAIAAEARTPDEPEPRLELVPRRFRGFAYEGAAMAFAVRDALPFGRGGRTARFLAGSAARHSYLVHVGIGWAMARAPRFRWSRLLLADPLLRWLALDGYGFHQAYFHTHRYLRGQHRDQRLHWPPDGPSRYAERAVDQGVGRAAWFVGGADPEVVADLLDSFPEHRRADLYSGAGLAATYAGGADAAELRLLRSRAGAWRPALAQGSAFGATARVAAGLADEHTALATGVLCGRTPEEAAALCDRTRPPATAEVPEHPGVPSYEVWRERIAAAFVTDSGVTA; this is translated from the coding sequence TTGTCCAGCACGTGGCGGGCGATCGGCAGCCGCATCCTGACTCCCGGTGTCTCCAACGCGAAGCTCTCGGTGCGCGGTTTCCACGACAAGGGCCCCGCCGCGCGCGAGCTGCTGGAGACCGCGGGCCGTTCCTTCCTGCGCGGTTACGCGATCGCCGCCGAGGCGCGCACCCCCGACGAACCCGAACCGCGGCTGGAGCTGGTGCCCCGGCGGTTCCGCGGGTTCGCCTACGAGGGCGCCGCGATGGCGTTCGCGGTGCGCGACGCGCTCCCGTTCGGGCGCGGCGGGCGCACCGCGCGGTTCCTCGCCGGGAGCGCCGCCCGGCACAGCTACCTGGTGCACGTCGGGATCGGCTGGGCGATGGCCAGGGCGCCGAGGTTCCGCTGGTCCCGGTTGCTCCTCGCCGACCCCCTGCTGCGCTGGCTCGCGCTCGACGGGTACGGGTTCCACCAAGCGTACTTCCACACCCACCGGTACCTGCGCGGGCAACACCGCGACCAGCGCCTCCACTGGCCGCCCGACGGCCCGTCCCGGTACGCGGAGCGCGCCGTCGACCAGGGCGTCGGCCGAGCCGCGTGGTTCGTCGGCGGCGCCGACCCGGAGGTCGTGGCCGACCTGCTCGACTCGTTCCCGGAGCACCGCCGCGCCGACCTCTACAGCGGCGCGGGACTGGCCGCCACCTACGCGGGCGGCGCGGACGCGGCGGAGCTGCGGCTGCTGCGGTCCCGCGCCGGCGCGTGGCGGCCCGCCCTCGCGCAGGGCAGCGCGTTCGGCGCGACCGCGCGGGTGGCGGCGGGACTGGCCGACGAGCACACCGCCCTGGCGACCGGGGTCCTGTGTGGACGGACGCCGGAGGAGGCCGCGGCGCTGTGCGACCGGACGCGACCGCCGGCGACCGCCGAGGTGCCCGAGCACCCCGGCGTCCCCTCCTACGAGGTGTGGCGCGAGCGCATCGCCGCCGCCTTCGTGACCGACTCGGGGGTGACCGCGTGA
- a CDS encoding cytochrome P450: MTATDLPHARPALPGPPRSATLGLLARMAKDRLSVMTSVTRRYGDAVRLRLGPKSLHFFNHPDHAKHVLADNSANYLKGIGLVHARRALGDGLLTSEGEVWKAQRKTIQPVFTAKRINGKADAIAQEAAGLVARLRERRDGAPVDISAEMTGLTLGVLGRTLLDADLGAFESIGESFEAVQDQAMFEMMTLSALPTWVPLPKQLRFRRARADLDRIVARLAAERAANPTAEGDDVLSRLIEATRREVDARAGRRRMRDEMVTLLLAGHETTASTLSWTFHLLDRHPEVWERLHAEAVEVLGDRLPTYADVHRLRQTTMVLQEVMRLYPPVWLLPRLARAEDEVGGYRVAAGADVVICPYTLHRHPAFWDRPEVFDPDRFDPGRAAGRPRYAYIPFGAGPRVCVGSGLGMLEATIVTACVVRELRLATVPGYDVRPEPMLTLRVRGGLPMTVRSAG, from the coding sequence GTGACCGCGACCGACCTGCCCCACGCGCGACCGGCGCTGCCCGGACCGCCGCGCAGCGCGACGCTGGGCCTGCTGGCCAGGATGGCGAAGGACCGCCTGTCGGTGATGACCTCGGTCACCCGTCGCTACGGCGACGCGGTCCGATTACGACTGGGCCCCAAGTCGCTGCACTTCTTCAACCACCCCGACCACGCCAAGCACGTGCTGGCCGACAACAGCGCCAACTACCTCAAGGGCATCGGCCTGGTGCACGCCCGCCGCGCGCTCGGCGACGGCCTGCTCACCAGCGAGGGCGAGGTGTGGAAGGCGCAGCGCAAGACGATCCAGCCCGTGTTCACCGCCAAGCGGATCAACGGCAAGGCCGACGCGATCGCCCAGGAGGCGGCGGGCCTCGTGGCCAGGCTGCGCGAGCGCCGCGACGGCGCGCCGGTCGACATCAGCGCCGAGATGACCGGGCTGACCCTCGGCGTGCTGGGGCGCACCCTGCTCGACGCCGACCTCGGCGCGTTCGAGTCCATCGGCGAGTCGTTCGAGGCCGTCCAGGACCAGGCGATGTTCGAGATGATGACGCTGAGCGCGCTGCCCACCTGGGTGCCGCTGCCCAAGCAGCTGCGGTTCCGCCGCGCGCGGGCCGACCTGGACCGCATCGTCGCCCGCCTGGCCGCCGAGCGGGCCGCCAACCCGACCGCCGAGGGCGACGACGTCCTGTCCCGGCTGATCGAGGCGACCCGCCGCGAGGTCGACGCGCGGGCCGGGCGGCGGCGGATGCGCGACGAGATGGTGACGCTGCTGCTGGCCGGGCACGAGACCACCGCCAGCACGTTGAGCTGGACGTTCCACCTGCTCGACCGGCACCCGGAGGTGTGGGAGCGGCTGCACGCGGAGGCGGTGGAGGTGCTGGGCGACCGGCTGCCCACCTACGCCGACGTGCACCGGCTGAGGCAGACCACGATGGTGCTCCAGGAGGTCATGCGGCTGTACCCGCCGGTGTGGCTGCTGCCCCGGCTGGCCCGCGCGGAGGACGAGGTCGGCGGCTACCGCGTGGCCGCCGGCGCCGACGTCGTCATCTGCCCGTACACGCTGCACCGACACCCGGCGTTCTGGGACCGGCCGGAGGTGTTCGACCCGGACCGGTTCGACCCCGGCCGCGCGGCCGGCCGGCCCCGGTACGCCTACATCCCCTTCGGCGCGGGACCGCGGGTGTGCGTCGGCAGCGGCCTGGGCATGTTGGAGGCGACGATCGTCACCGCGTGCGTCGTGCGCGAACTGCGGCTCGCCACGGTGCCGGGCTACGACGTCCGGCCCGAGCCGATGCTGACGCTGCGCGTGCGCGGCGGGCTGCCGATGACGGTGCGGTCCGCGGGGTGA
- a CDS encoding carboxymuconolactone decarboxylase family protein, which translates to MLGTLVQAGLRGLSTAQVRQVRPVRYGAARGDVARIYRELERDFGVLAPPIALHAPAPDVLAASWLMLRETLLVPGAVPRALKEAVSTAVSEGNSCPFCVAMHSSMLSDLVGRGAVADPAARAASAWATANGSPDTGAGHPVPFPVGHAPEMVGTAVILEYLNRMVNLFLGELPLPPHVPAASMTVVRRVLVWLIKSAERRGPRPGASLDLLPAAPLPEDLRWAEGNPAIAEAYARGAAAIDGAGRRSVPSGVRESVLAHLARWDGRPMGLSRAWVEEAVAALPGDERAAGRLALLTALASYQVDQSVVDRFRERRPDDRSLIDLTSWASLAAARRVGGWMRIRAEETDAGPTASTSRST; encoded by the coding sequence ATGCTAGGAACACTGGTGCAGGCCGGTCTGCGCGGGCTGTCCACCGCGCAGGTGCGGCAAGTGCGGCCCGTCCGGTACGGCGCTGCCCGCGGCGACGTGGCCCGGATCTACCGGGAGCTCGAACGCGACTTCGGCGTGCTCGCGCCGCCGATCGCGCTGCACGCGCCCGCGCCCGACGTGCTGGCCGCGAGCTGGCTGATGCTGCGCGAGACGCTGCTGGTGCCCGGAGCGGTGCCCAGGGCGCTGAAGGAGGCGGTCAGCACCGCGGTGTCCGAGGGCAACAGCTGCCCGTTCTGCGTCGCCATGCACTCGTCGATGCTGAGCGACCTGGTCGGCCGCGGCGCGGTCGCGGACCCGGCGGCGCGGGCGGCCTCCGCCTGGGCCACCGCGAACGGCAGCCCCGACACGGGGGCCGGGCACCCGGTGCCGTTCCCGGTGGGGCACGCGCCCGAGATGGTCGGCACGGCGGTAATCCTGGAGTACCTCAACCGCATGGTGAACCTGTTCCTGGGCGAGCTGCCGCTGCCGCCGCACGTGCCGGCCGCGTCGATGACCGTGGTGCGCCGGGTGCTGGTTTGGCTGATCAAGTCGGCCGAGCGGCGGGGTCCGCGGCCGGGCGCGTCGCTCGACCTGCTGCCCGCCGCGCCGCTGCCCGAGGACCTGCGGTGGGCCGAGGGCAACCCGGCGATCGCCGAGGCGTACGCGCGCGGCGCCGCCGCGATCGACGGCGCGGGCCGCCGCTCGGTGCCGTCCGGGGTGCGGGAGTCGGTCCTGGCGCACCTGGCGCGGTGGGACGGCCGGCCGATGGGCCTGAGCCGCGCGTGGGTCGAGGAGGCGGTCGCGGCGCTGCCCGGCGACGAGCGCGCGGCCGGCCGCCTGGCCCTGCTCACGGCGCTGGCGTCCTACCAGGTCGACCAGTCGGTCGTCGACCGCTTCCGGGAGCGCCGGCCCGACGACCGCTCGCTGATCGACCTGACGTCGTGGGCGAGTTTGGCGGCGGCGCGGCGCGTGGGCGGGTGGATGCGCATCCGGGCCGAGGAGACCGACGCCGGTCCGACGGCGTCGACGTCGCGGTCCACGTGA
- a CDS encoding RICIN domain-containing protein, protein MRIQRIVTGVAVVVAAALAFPSAGVADTPVKHDVDASAAADRAAPSRHRIIADTGPRPAGLPSAAGDRGVIPPNLSADVSAALDGPFYIVNKGTGRCLDAHYNEGGGNGNRVGLWDCNGGITEKWYVYNNGNTGNYWMKIINARSGRSLDYPASSGGANGWQYILWDYYPSTGQQYWPFWRSDTSDYEISVLLGGGANVMDAFASDGGGNGNRVGNWSITYSPLQRWTFHSA, encoded by the coding sequence ATGCGAATCCAGCGGATCGTGACGGGAGTGGCCGTCGTGGTCGCCGCCGCGCTGGCCTTCCCGAGCGCCGGGGTGGCCGACACCCCCGTCAAGCACGATGTCGACGCCTCCGCGGCGGCCGACCGGGCGGCGCCGTCCCGGCACCGGATCATCGCGGACACCGGACCACGCCCGGCCGGACTGCCCAGCGCCGCCGGCGACCGCGGGGTCATACCCCCGAACCTCTCGGCCGACGTCTCGGCCGCCCTCGACGGGCCGTTCTACATCGTCAACAAGGGCACCGGCCGCTGCCTCGACGCCCATTACAACGAGGGTGGCGGCAACGGCAACCGGGTCGGGCTCTGGGACTGCAACGGCGGCATCACGGAGAAGTGGTACGTCTACAACAACGGCAACACCGGCAACTACTGGATGAAGATCATCAACGCCCGCAGCGGCCGCTCCCTCGACTACCCGGCCTCGTCCGGTGGCGCGAACGGCTGGCAGTACATCCTGTGGGACTACTACCCCAGCACCGGCCAGCAGTACTGGCCGTTCTGGCGCAGCGACACCTCCGACTACGAGATCTCCGTGCTGCTCGGCGGTGGCGCCAACGTGATGGACGCCTTCGCGTCCGACGGTGGCGGCAACGGCAACCGGGTCGGCAACTGGTCGATCACCTACTCCCCGCTGCAACGGTGGACCTTCCACAGCGCGTGA
- a CDS encoding amidase: MVDADATRLGELLADGRVTSVGLVEAYRARIEAFERSYADQPGVNAVIREDPDAIAVAARLDAERRRGHVRGPLHGIPILVKDNYDTGDMPTSNGSLALRHWRTADDAEQVARLREAGAIVVAKTNLHEFASGIETISSLGGQTRNPYDQARYPGGSSGGTAAGLAAAFGAVGLGSDTCGSIRNPAAHNGLVGLRPSLGLSSRDGIAPLSETQDTGGPIAKSVRDVALVLDATVGYDPDDPSTEAAIGRTPPTYTTALRDTALAGARIGVLTDYLGATAPEQPTTELVRAATADMAAQGATVVDLPPQPALMAAVDASWVILDEHERDLDRYLAAPGSRFPPSLARLEPPADRVTLADIVASGQVTPTVLERLRARLGRSTGPQDEYHQRLARRAEARQLLKALLADHDLDALVYPTVPRQAPLIGQPQSGGRSCALAANTGYPALTVPAGFTPDGLPVGVELLGAPFSEPVLLGFGFDYEQATHHRRPPASTPPLT; the protein is encoded by the coding sequence GTGGTCGACGCGGATGCCACGAGGCTGGGTGAACTGCTGGCCGACGGCCGGGTGACCTCCGTCGGGCTGGTCGAGGCGTACCGGGCGCGCATCGAGGCATTCGAGCGGTCCTACGCCGACCAGCCGGGTGTCAACGCCGTCATCCGCGAGGACCCCGACGCGATCGCCGTCGCCGCCCGGCTCGACGCCGAACGCCGGCGCGGCCACGTCCGCGGTCCGCTGCACGGCATCCCGATCCTGGTCAAGGACAACTACGACACCGGGGACATGCCCACGTCGAACGGCTCGCTGGCGCTGCGGCACTGGCGCACCGCCGACGACGCCGAGCAGGTGGCGCGGCTGCGCGAGGCGGGCGCGATCGTCGTCGCCAAGACCAACCTGCACGAGTTCGCCAGCGGTATCGAGACGATCAGCTCGCTGGGCGGGCAGACCCGCAACCCCTACGACCAGGCCCGCTACCCGGGCGGGTCCAGCGGCGGCACGGCCGCCGGGCTCGCCGCCGCGTTCGGCGCGGTCGGCCTGGGCTCGGACACCTGCGGCTCCATCCGGAACCCGGCGGCGCACAACGGCCTGGTCGGGTTGCGGCCCAGCCTCGGGCTGTCCAGCCGCGACGGGATCGCGCCGCTGTCGGAGACCCAGGACACCGGCGGGCCCATCGCCAAGTCGGTCCGCGACGTCGCGCTCGTCCTGGACGCCACCGTCGGGTACGACCCCGACGACCCGTCCACCGAGGCGGCCATCGGGCGGACACCGCCCACCTACACCACCGCGCTGCGCGACACCGCGTTGGCCGGTGCCCGTATCGGCGTGCTCACCGACTACCTCGGCGCCACCGCCCCGGAGCAGCCGACGACCGAGCTGGTCCGGGCCGCCACCGCGGACATGGCGGCGCAGGGCGCGACCGTCGTGGACCTGCCGCCGCAACCGGCCCTCATGGCGGCCGTGGACGCCTCCTGGGTGATCCTCGACGAGCACGAGCGCGACCTCGACCGCTACCTCGCGGCGCCGGGCTCCCGGTTCCCGCCCTCCCTGGCCCGGCTGGAGCCGCCGGCGGACCGGGTGACGCTGGCCGACATCGTCGCCTCCGGCCAGGTCACCCCGACCGTGCTGGAGCGGCTCAGGGCCAGGCTCGGTCGCTCGACCGGCCCGCAGGACGAGTACCACCAGCGGTTGGCCCGCCGGGCGGAGGCGCGACAACTGCTGAAGGCGCTCCTGGCGGACCACGACCTCGACGCGCTGGTCTACCCGACCGTCCCGCGGCAGGCGCCGCTGATCGGCCAACCGCAGTCGGGAGGCAGGTCCTGCGCCCTCGCCGCCAACACCGGGTACCCGGCCCTGACCGTGCCGGCGGGCTTCACCCCGGACGGCCTGCCGGTGGGCGTCGAGCTGCTGGGCGCGCCGTTCAGCGAGCCGGTGCTGCTGGGCTTCGGGTTCGACTACGAGCAGGCGACGCACCACCGCAGGCCACCGGCGAGCACGCCACCACTGACCTGA
- a CDS encoding helix-turn-helix transcriptional regulator: MWSRYDEPLSLADMADTAILSKFYFSRVFRTLTGTSPGRFLTAIRLSKAKQLLLETSLSVTEISYMVGYNSLGTFTSRFTRSVGVSPARYRALSGEGVLSLSAFPGPARAHQGGAVCGWVDVPDTGTPVRVYVGAFKDPIAQGLPSACDIRDGAGPYRLDSVPEGQWFIRAAVVAVHDLDPQPSKRRPLLIGAAESITVRAGRTAEADIETRLSRLLDLPILLALPELDCVIGSTVSNGPTPSGGSAAWESAAHGARFADRKA, encoded by the coding sequence ATGTGGAGCCGCTACGACGAGCCGCTCTCGCTGGCCGACATGGCGGACACCGCGATACTGAGCAAGTTCTACTTCTCCAGGGTGTTCCGGACGCTGACGGGCACCTCGCCGGGGCGGTTCCTCACCGCGATCCGGCTCAGCAAGGCCAAGCAGCTGCTGCTGGAGACCTCGCTGAGCGTCACGGAGATCTCGTACATGGTGGGCTACAACAGCCTGGGCACGTTCACCAGCCGCTTCACCCGCAGCGTCGGCGTCTCACCGGCCCGCTACCGCGCGCTGTCCGGCGAGGGCGTCCTGTCGCTGTCGGCGTTCCCCGGACCGGCGCGGGCGCACCAGGGCGGCGCGGTGTGCGGTTGGGTCGACGTGCCGGACACCGGGACGCCCGTGCGGGTGTACGTGGGCGCGTTCAAAGACCCGATCGCGCAAGGGCTCCCGAGCGCGTGCGACATCCGGGACGGCGCGGGGCCGTACCGGTTGGACTCGGTGCCGGAGGGGCAGTGGTTCATCCGGGCCGCCGTGGTGGCGGTCCACGACCTCGACCCGCAGCCGTCGAAGCGCCGTCCGCTGCTCATCGGCGCCGCCGAGTCGATCACGGTGCGGGCCGGCCGGACCGCCGAGGCGGACATCGAGACGCGGCTGTCCCGCCTGCTGGACCTGCCGATCCTGCTGGCGCTGCCCGAACTGGATTGTGTGATTGGCTCGACGGTGTCCAATGGCCCGACTCCGTCAGGCGGCTCGGCCGCCTGGGAGTCGGCGGCTCACGGGGCGAGGTTCGCCGATCGAAAAGCGTGA